In Bacteroidales bacterium, the following proteins share a genomic window:
- a CDS encoding restriction endonuclease subunit S, with the protein MNPIIIKYKSTIASNFKLSPSLHRKSISQNNNSLKVFDFLSRNLEKKDLGFEVGSLNYVKNSNYFFIRTKALQNHTFLPEISNESIESIHPKAFKNYNLKKGDILISKDSNIGEIIILDKNYLNYMPSGALYRLPIENRKYYLLAFIKHSFFRNQLDMIVPKGATIRHAGTKFLDCKIPLPNTNEKNIIAYVEAIMKLIIEFEVAIKNKFRLINDIIITELNNGQKKNKFNFEQPFFNNLKESKRLDTGIYSETFKKIDFLIKNYVDGFFFLNTDNFRSGNTPEIRHIGTDSTLKYRWVTPTNCSDIGYLMVDERISMLGENNLNQNAMLLINRTSRGGRGEYVGIAAYYDISVYGTGHHNQGIYRVFNYTNEDLIFMTCFMNTDIMRKYCSFMCVGSKMKELKASQFFTIPFPNFDKKIKSKIVNLYNNETNLNKELSIIFDKPDLYLNKGGLVQLEILLRKLKTKLNDTLEKIIINEKITIDFSV; encoded by the coding sequence ATGAATCCAATTATAATAAAATATAAAAGTACAATAGCAAGCAATTTTAAACTTTCTCCATCATTACACAGGAAATCTATTTCTCAAAATAATAATTCACTTAAAGTTTTTGATTTTCTATCAAGAAATTTAGAAAAAAAGGATTTGGGTTTTGAGGTAGGTTCATTGAATTATGTTAAAAATTCCAATTATTTTTTTATCCGAACTAAAGCGCTTCAAAACCACACATTCCTTCCTGAAATATCAAATGAAAGCATTGAAAGCATACATCCGAAAGCATTTAAAAATTATAACTTAAAAAAAGGTGATATTCTAATTTCCAAAGACAGCAATATTGGAGAAATAATAATATTAGATAAAAATTACTTGAACTATATGCCTTCGGGAGCCCTTTATAGATTGCCGATTGAAAACAGGAAATATTATCTTTTAGCTTTTATTAAACATTCGTTTTTCAGAAATCAATTAGATATGATCGTTCCGAAAGGTGCAACTATCAGACATGCAGGAACAAAATTTTTAGATTGCAAAATTCCATTACCAAACACAAACGAAAAAAATATTATTGCTTACGTTGAAGCAATAATGAAATTAATAATTGAGTTTGAAGTAGCAATAAAAAATAAATTCCGATTAATTAATGACATCATCATTACGGAATTAAATAATGGTCAGAAAAAAAATAAATTCAATTTTGAACAACCTTTTTTTAATAACTTAAAAGAAAGTAAAAGGTTAGATACAGGCATTTACTCTGAAACATTCAAAAAAATTGATTTTCTCATTAAAAATTATGTTGATGGTTTTTTCTTTTTGAATACAGATAATTTTAGAAGTGGAAATACTCCGGAAATTCGACATATAGGAACAGATTCTACACTTAAATATCGTTGGGTAACACCAACAAACTGTTCAGATATTGGTTATCTTATGGTTGATGAAAGAATAAGTATGCTCGGTGAAAATAATCTAAATCAAAATGCAATGCTTTTAATTAATCGTACATCAAGAGGTGGAAGGGGCGAATATGTGGGCATTGCTGCCTATTACGATATTAGCGTTTATGGAACAGGACATCATAACCAAGGAATTTATAGAGTGTTTAACTATACAAATGAAGATTTGATTTTTATGACTTGCTTTATGAACACTGATATTATGAGAAAATATTGCTCATTTATGTGTGTAGGTTCAAAAATGAAAGAATTAAAAGCAAGTCAATTTTTCACTATTCCATTTCCCAACTTTGATAAAAAAATAAAATCTAAAATTGTTAATCTTTATAACAACGAAACAAACTTAAATAAAGAGTTATCAATAATTTTTGACAAGCCGGACTTGTATTTGAATAAAGGAGGATTAGTCCAACTCGAAATCTTATTGAGAAAATTGAAGACAAAGTTGAACGATACATTAGAAAAGATAATAATTAATGAAAAAATAACAATTGATTTTTCAGTTTAA
- a CDS encoding N-6 DNA methylase has translation MYLFTKFKNEFDKKYRGKKEISSFLPVHLNFDAKKNIEGKSGLPNEEFYKWQFFYSLVYSGMYSKDYVGVEVQFPKGNVTSAPIKFDGAIFDNKNWFDYYKKFHTQKDQSALDWLRKHIIAVIEFKKESGKNTESIWNQQLKPALKESENGFCLGILYDTERLYLFKKQNGLFLRLDEGFNLKKEQSTTKDLSLHLTDAYYKIPTFDQLIQKIYHPQIDRTKRTINDLEIITGVYSTQLSEGISNIVKTMDKVSLKNQRGYEILIQIMALKIYDEKRSEKAKSYLEFYKTDTEKNELDLLFYVTPKEKNYTSLADENIASFIERMKTLYNEASQEYHFILKRIDTETITWQKEEHIRIISEVVEQFQDYSFVKSQKTDLYQIVFYKFANEFSKAEKGQFITPIPLIDFLVQIVNPRSSEKVIDPTAGIADFLSIAYVNSNSKLDDKNIYGIDNDEQMIMLAQLNMLLNGDGNAILKYKADKGSITWKFDDRNELVELNPKIHSCGNWDNWKDQTKLKKFDVVLTNPPFGKGRKFEPTYQTDKEIIEMYELWHIGRTGNSIDLGLVFLENAYRILKDNGRLGIVLSNSIASIDEFEKAREWLMGKMRIVACFDMPANVFAETGVNTTIIVAYKPQNKELEKLQKANYQIFMNEIINVGYEVKTVERVKGFEPVYKRNLETFDIEIDEDGSPVLLEDFTKTIADFRKWCLSQEETLKDLFVKVK, from the coding sequence ATGTACTTATTTACAAAATTTAAAAACGAGTTTGATAAAAAATATAGAGGAAAAAAAGAAATTTCTTCTTTTCTTCCTGTGCATTTAAATTTCGATGCGAAAAAAAATATTGAAGGAAAATCTGGTTTGCCAAATGAAGAATTTTATAAATGGCAATTTTTTTATTCGCTTGTTTATTCCGGAATGTATTCAAAAGATTACGTGGGAGTGGAGGTTCAATTTCCTAAAGGTAATGTCACTTCCGCACCAATAAAATTTGATGGAGCAATTTTTGACAATAAAAATTGGTTTGACTATTACAAAAAATTTCATACTCAAAAAGACCAATCAGCTTTAGATTGGTTAAGAAAGCATATAATTGCAGTAATTGAATTTAAAAAAGAGAGTGGTAAAAATACTGAATCAATCTGGAATCAACAATTAAAACCTGCACTTAAAGAAAGTGAAAATGGATTTTGCTTAGGCATCTTATACGATACGGAACGCTTATACTTATTTAAAAAACAAAATGGGTTATTCTTAAGATTAGATGAAGGATTCAATTTAAAAAAAGAACAAAGTACCACAAAAGATTTAAGTTTACATCTAACAGATGCTTATTATAAAATCCCAACCTTTGATCAACTTATTCAGAAAATTTATCATCCTCAAATTGACAGAACAAAAAGAACTATTAATGATTTGGAAATTATCACAGGGGTTTATAGTACGCAACTTTCTGAAGGCATTTCAAATATTGTAAAAACAATGGATAAAGTCAGTTTGAAAAACCAAAGAGGATACGAGATACTAATTCAAATTATGGCTTTAAAAATTTATGATGAAAAACGTAGTGAAAAAGCAAAATCGTATCTGGAGTTTTACAAAACAGACACAGAAAAAAATGAGTTGGACTTATTATTTTACGTAACACCTAAAGAGAAAAACTATACAAGTTTAGCGGATGAAAATATTGCCTCGTTTATTGAGAGAATGAAAACCCTTTACAATGAGGCATCACAAGAATACCATTTTATTTTAAAACGAATCGATACTGAAACAATTACTTGGCAAAAAGAGGAGCACATAAGAATTATTTCCGAAGTTGTTGAGCAGTTTCAAGATTATAGTTTTGTGAAATCACAGAAAACAGATTTATACCAAATTGTCTTTTACAAATTTGCAAATGAATTTTCAAAAGCAGAGAAGGGACAATTTATAACTCCAATTCCTTTGATTGATTTTTTGGTTCAAATAGTTAATCCAAGAAGTTCAGAAAAGGTAATTGACCCTACAGCGGGCATTGCAGACTTCCTTTCAATTGCCTATGTTAATTCAAATTCAAAATTGGATGATAAAAATATTTATGGTATCGACAATGATGAACAAATGATAATGCTTGCTCAATTGAATATGCTTTTAAATGGAGATGGGAATGCTATCTTAAAATATAAAGCAGACAAAGGTTCTATTACTTGGAAATTTGATGACAGAAATGAATTGGTAGAACTAAATCCAAAAATTCACAGTTGTGGTAACTGGGATAATTGGAAAGACCAAACAAAACTGAAAAAATTTGATGTTGTATTAACAAATCCGCCTTTTGGAAAGGGAAGAAAATTTGAACCCACATACCAGACAGATAAAGAAATTATTGAGATGTATGAACTTTGGCATATTGGAAGAACTGGTAATAGTATTGATTTAGGATTGGTATTTTTAGAAAATGCTTATCGTATTCTTAAAGATAACGGTAGATTAGGAATTGTTCTTTCAAATTCCATTGCATCTATTGATGAATTTGAAAAAGCAAGAGAATGGTTAATGGGGAAAATGCGAATAGTTGCTTGTTTTGATATGCCTGCAAATGTTTTCGCAGAAACAGGAGTTAATACAACAATCATTGTTGCTTATAAACCTCAAAATAAAGAATTGGAAAAATTACAAAAAGCCAATTATCAAATTTTTATGAATGAAATTATAAATGTTGGATATGAAGTAAAAACTGTTGAAAGAGTGAAGGGATTTGAACCTGTTTACAAAAGGAATTTAGAAACTTTTGATATTGAAATTGACGAAGACGGTAGTCCGGTTCTTTTAGAAGATTTTACTAAAACCATTGCTGATTTTCGTAAGTGGTGTTTAAGTCAGGAAGAAACACTTAAAGACCTTTTTGTAAAGGTAAAATGA
- the lipB gene encoding lipoyl(octanoyl) transferase LipB: MSIIFKDLGLIDYKKAWALQEELFNKVLEAKLSKEKSESVNYLLFCEHPHVYTLGKSGEKNNLLIDHIQLKAKNATFYKTNRGGDITYHGPGQIVGYPILNLENFKLGVKSYIFNLEEAIINTLKEYGIEASRLAGATGVWLDIDVKTRVRKICAIGVRVSRYVTMHGFAFNINTDLSYFNYINPCGFIDKGVTSMEKELNKKIDIEEVKNVLKEKIYKVFGN, translated from the coding sequence ATGAGCATAATTTTCAAAGACCTTGGATTAATTGATTACAAAAAAGCATGGGCGCTTCAGGAAGAATTGTTTAATAAAGTTCTTGAAGCAAAACTTTCAAAAGAAAAATCGGAAAGCGTGAATTATCTTTTATTTTGCGAGCATCCGCACGTTTATACTTTGGGAAAAAGCGGCGAAAAAAATAATTTGCTTATTGACCATATTCAATTAAAAGCGAAAAATGCAACATTTTACAAAACAAACAGAGGTGGCGATATCACATATCATGGTCCCGGACAAATTGTGGGATATCCTATTTTAAATCTGGAAAATTTCAAACTCGGAGTTAAAAGTTATATTTTTAATCTCGAAGAAGCAATAATAAATACTTTAAAAGAATATGGAATTGAAGCATCACGATTAGCAGGTGCTACAGGCGTTTGGCTTGATATTGATGTGAAAACAAGAGTTCGGAAAATATGTGCAATCGGAGTTAGAGTTTCCAGATATGTTACCATGCACGGATTTGCTTTTAATATAAATACAGATTTATCATATTTCAATTATATTAACCCTTGCGGATTTATTGATAAGGGCGTAACTTCAATGGAAAAAGAATTGAATAAAAAAATTGATATTGAAGAAGTGAAAAATGTTTTGAAAGAAAAAATTTATAAGGTGTTTGGAAATTAA
- a CDS encoding type II toxin-antitoxin system PemK/MazF family toxin → MEKLIKGDIVVIPFPFSDLSDSKRRPAFVLADLQGDDVILCQITSQNVKDAYAISLNEIDFVKGSLNQQSNIRPNRLFTASKIIIVKKIGSVSNTLSNKVIDKLFEILK, encoded by the coding sequence ATGGAAAAACTTATAAAAGGTGATATTGTTGTTATTCCTTTTCCTTTTTCTGATTTGTCAGATAGTAAAAGACGTCCTGCTTTTGTTTTGGCTGATTTACAAGGCGATGATGTCATCCTTTGCCAAATTACAAGTCAGAATGTGAAAGATGCATATGCTATTTCTTTAAATGAAATTGATTTTGTTAAAGGTTCTCTGAATCAGCAAAGCAACATAAGACCTAACAGATTATTTACTGCCAGTAAAATTATTATTGTTAAGAAAATAGGCTCTGTTAGTAATACCTTATCAAATAAGGTTATTGACAAATTATTTGAAATTCTTAAATGA
- a CDS encoding LysE family transporter yields the protein MTLFNFFISSYIMAFSGAIMPGPLLTYTISKSTIMGFKAAPLLIIGHAILEIIFIALILLGFKSYLQNNIFIITVSFSGALVLAYMSIQMFLSIPKLTLNLSANQQKSKNTILAGALVSISNPYWIIWWVTIGLGYILISQKYGFIGVVVFFLGHILGDLTWYSFISYLVTGGKKYFNDKAYKYLIGVCAVLLIIFSGIFIYYGFSRVIQ from the coding sequence ATGACATTATTTAATTTTTTCATATCATCTTATATCATGGCTTTTTCGGGAGCTATAATGCCTGGACCTTTACTTACATATACAATAAGCAAATCAACTATCATGGGTTTTAAGGCAGCTCCTTTGCTAATTATCGGGCATGCAATTCTGGAAATTATTTTTATAGCATTGATATTACTTGGTTTCAAAAGCTATTTGCAAAATAATATTTTTATAATTACAGTTTCTTTTTCGGGTGCTTTGGTTTTGGCTTATATGTCAATACAAATGTTTTTATCTATTCCAAAACTGACATTAAATCTTTCTGCGAATCAGCAAAAAAGCAAAAACACAATATTGGCGGGAGCTTTAGTAAGCATATCAAATCCCTACTGGATAATATGGTGGGTAACAATAGGACTTGGTTATATTTTAATAAGCCAGAAATATGGTTTTATAGGTGTTGTAGTTTTCTTTTTAGGGCATATTCTTGGTGATTTAACTTGGTATTCCTTTATTTCGTATTTGGTTACCGGCGGGAAAAAATATTTTAACGATAAAGCATACAAATACCTGATTGGTGTTTGTGCCGTATTATTAATAATATTTTCAGGGATTTTTATTTATTATGGGTTTAGCAGAGTGATTCAATAA
- a CDS encoding 2-oxoacid:ferredoxin oxidoreductase subunit beta encodes MAENLTIDRSRTQLTKEDFVSDQMVKWCPGCGAHAILSSVANVFPKIGYKKENFCMVSGIGCSSRFPYYVNSYGFHGIHGRAAAIGSGVKVANPHLSVWIATGDGDSMAIGGNHFIHIIRRNIDVNIMLFNNQIYGLTKGQYSPTTPMGTITKTSPQGTIEHPFNAGELVLGAQGTFFARGVDTNPKMLTEIMFEAAKHDGTSIVEILQNCVIYADGAHKEITDKDTRDDYQLHLKNGEPMIFGKNKDKGIRLGINGLKICNIGVNGITENDLLVHDQYEQSSGIHLMLAKMSPPEFPMAFGVIRSAMFPTYDDLIEEQIKTAKQTSQIKNVDDLLNSGDTWEI; translated from the coding sequence ATGGCTGAAAATTTAACAATTGACAGGTCTAGAACTCAGCTTACAAAAGAGGACTTTGTAAGCGACCAGATGGTAAAATGGTGCCCCGGCTGCGGCGCTCATGCCATTTTAAGTTCCGTTGCTAATGTTTTTCCAAAAATCGGATATAAGAAAGAAAATTTTTGCATGGTTTCCGGCATTGGCTGTTCTTCGCGGTTTCCATACTATGTTAATTCTTATGGATTTCATGGTATTCACGGAAGAGCTGCTGCAATCGGCTCGGGAGTTAAAGTTGCAAATCCTCATTTGAGTGTTTGGATTGCCACAGGCGACGGCGATTCTATGGCTATCGGAGGCAATCATTTTATTCATATCATTCGCAGAAATATTGACGTAAACATAATGCTGTTCAATAATCAGATTTATGGTTTAACAAAAGGACAATATTCTCCGACAACACCAATGGGAACAATTACAAAAACTTCCCCGCAGGGAACAATTGAACATCCTTTCAATGCAGGTGAACTCGTGCTTGGTGCGCAAGGAACTTTCTTTGCACGCGGCGTTGATACAAATCCGAAAATGCTTACGGAAATAATGTTTGAAGCAGCAAAACACGATGGAACTTCTATTGTTGAAATTTTACAAAATTGCGTAATTTATGCCGATGGTGCTCATAAAGAAATTACCGATAAGGATACCCGTGATGATTATCAACTTCACCTCAAAAACGGCGAGCCGATGATTTTTGGTAAGAATAAGGATAAAGGAATTCGCCTTGGTATCAACGGTCTTAAAATATGCAATATAGGAGTTAACGGAATTACTGAAAATGACCTTTTAGTTCACGACCAATATGAACAGAGTTCAGGCATACATCTGATGCTTGCAAAAATGTCTCCACCTGAATTTCCAATGGCTTTTGGCGTAATTCGTTCAGCAATGTTTCCTACTTACGACGATTTGATTGAAGAACAAATAAAAACCGCAAAACAAACTTCGCAAATTAAAAATGTTGATGATTTGCTGAACAGCGGGGATACTTGGGAAATATAA
- a CDS encoding 2-oxoacid:acceptor oxidoreductase subunit alpha: MINKENKIVEKEDIVIRFAGDSGDGMQLTGTLFSEAAALAGNEIATFPDYPSEIRAPHNTVAGVSGFQVRVSSKIIHSSGDLADFLVAMNPASLKSNLRWVKPDATIIVDADTFEEKAIEKAGFKKNPLTDGSLSTYSLIKAPITSLTIEALKSMNVDQKTANKTRNMFALGITYFLFNREFKTSDEFFAKKFKKKPQLIEINKAVMRAGFNYAVTIDFVHSTLRVPATKDLEKGMYRNITGNVAVAWGLIAASEKSGRPLFLGSYPITPATEILMELAIHKSLGVRVFQAEDEIAGICSAIGASFAGSLAATTTSGPGLSLKSEAMGLAVMTELPLVIVNVQRGGPSTGLPTKSEQSDLMQALFGRNGECPLIIIAASSPVDCFYSAFEAAKLSLEHMTPVVLLTDGYIGMGSEVMKIPEMKNLPVINPPIAKPNDADYKPYKRDEKTLVRKWAIPGTEGLRHRIGGLEKENITGIVSSDPLNHQVMSELREKKVKLVANNIPEQELFGEKSGDLLVVSWGGTFGAILSAVSEMQKEGKKVSLAHFRYINPLPKNTKELFSKFKKIIVCELNLGQFILYLKMNFPEFKYEQFNKIQGLPFLTSELKTKFKQILEEK; encoded by the coding sequence GTAGAAAAAGAAGATATAGTTATACGATTTGCCGGTGATTCCGGTGATGGTATGCAATTAACAGGAACTTTATTTTCCGAAGCTGCTGCTTTGGCAGGTAATGAAATCGCTACTTTTCCCGATTATCCGTCCGAAATCAGAGCTCCGCACAACACAGTTGCCGGCGTTTCGGGATTTCAGGTAAGGGTTAGCAGTAAAATAATCCACTCTTCCGGAGATTTAGCTGATTTTCTCGTAGCAATGAATCCCGCTTCGTTGAAGTCGAACCTGCGATGGGTAAAACCTGATGCTACAATAATTGTTGATGCCGATACTTTTGAAGAAAAAGCAATTGAAAAGGCAGGATTTAAGAAAAATCCGCTTACAGATGGGAGTTTAAGCACATATTCGCTTATAAAGGCACCGATTACTTCTCTTACTATAGAAGCATTGAAAAGTATGAATGTTGACCAGAAAACTGCAAATAAAACAAGAAATATGTTTGCTCTCGGTATAACATATTTTTTATTTAACCGTGAATTCAAAACTTCCGATGAATTTTTTGCAAAGAAATTCAAAAAGAAACCTCAACTTATAGAAATAAACAAAGCTGTGATGAGAGCGGGTTTCAATTATGCCGTTACTATTGATTTTGTTCATTCTACATTAAGAGTTCCTGCTACAAAAGACCTTGAAAAAGGTATGTATCGCAACATAACCGGAAATGTGGCTGTTGCGTGGGGATTGATTGCTGCCTCCGAAAAATCAGGCAGACCACTGTTTTTAGGCTCTTATCCAATAACTCCGGCAACCGAAATACTTATGGAACTTGCTATACATAAATCTCTCGGAGTAAGAGTTTTTCAGGCAGAAGATGAAATAGCCGGTATATGTTCCGCAATAGGTGCGAGTTTTGCAGGTTCGCTTGCAGCAACAACAACATCAGGTCCCGGACTTTCACTAAAATCGGAAGCAATGGGCTTGGCAGTAATGACGGAACTTCCGTTGGTTATTGTTAATGTTCAGAGAGGTGGACCTTCAACAGGATTACCTACCAAATCGGAGCAATCGGATTTGATGCAGGCATTATTCGGCAGAAACGGTGAATGCCCCCTTATAATTATTGCCGCTTCCAGTCCGGTTGATTGCTTTTATTCTGCTTTTGAAGCAGCAAAATTATCTCTCGAACACATGACTCCTGTTGTTTTGTTAACTGACGGATATATTGGCATGGGCTCGGAAGTAATGAAAATACCCGAAATGAAAAATTTACCGGTAATAAATCCTCCTATTGCAAAGCCCAATGATGCCGATTACAAACCTTACAAAAGAGATGAAAAAACTCTTGTCAGAAAATGGGCTATTCCGGGAACAGAAGGATTACGCCACAGAATAGGCGGACTGGAAAAGGAAAACATAACAGGAATAGTTTCTTCAGACCCGCTAAATCACCAGGTAATGAGCGAACTTAGAGAGAAAAAAGTAAAACTTGTTGCTAATAATATTCCTGAACAGGAACTGTTCGGCGAAAAATCGGGTGATTTGCTTGTTGTAAGCTGGGGTGGTACTTTCGGAGCAATTTTAAGTGCTGTTTCTGAAATGCAAAAAGAAGGAAAAAAAGTAAGCTTAGCTCATTTCAGATATATAAATCCTTTACCAAAAAACACAAAAGAATTATTTTCAAAATTTAAAAAAATAATTGTTTGCGAACTTAATCTCGGACAATTTATTTTATATCTAAAAATGAATTTTCCTGAATTCAAATATGAGCAGTTCAACAAAATTCAGGGATTACCTTTTCTTACATCAGAATTAAAAACAAAATTCAAACAAATTTTAGAGGAGAAATAA